CTGCTACGAATCGTTTAAACTCGTCGGGCAGGAAATCGCTATCAGGTTCGGGCCCGGACGCTGCGGGCTGACAGGAGCGCACTTCTGGGGTATCACTAGGAGATCTCACGGTTCCTCCGCGGCAAATCAGCCCGGCCTTAGTCTCAGAAGAGGCATCTGCATGGCAAGTGTAAAAAAGCTCATCCTAGCCTCCCAGTCACCATTTAGGCGAGCGCTCCTCAGCGCCGCTGGACTGGAGTTCGAGGCCGCAGCGGCACCCATTGACGAATACACCATTCATGGTGACACCCCCGGTGTGCAGGCTAGCCGCCGTGCCGAGGCTAAGGCCATGGCCGTTGCAGCCATGCATCCCGATGCCATGGTGGTCGGCGCCGATCAGGTGCTTAGTTTTGAGGACTTAACCTTTGACAAGGCGCCCGATGTAGCCACGGCCAGAGAGCGGCTCCAAGCCCTAGCGGGACGTACGCACTATCTGCATTCAGCCTTTGCTCTCGCCTACGGCAACCGTGGTGACACGCCAGTGATCGTCCACAGCGAAAGAGTCGACGTCGGCATGACCATGCGTCCTCTGTCCGACTATGAGATCGAGGCCTATCTGGCCACGGGCGAATGGCGCGGCAGCGTCGGCTGCTACCAGTACGAAAATAAGGGTGTCCACCTATTCAGTAGCGTCAACGGCGACCAATCAGCGATCATCGGATTGCCGCTTCTACCGCTTCTGGCCAAGCTGCGCCAGGTTGGTATCAATGCTTTGCTGCAGTCCTCGCCGCCTTGGACACTGAAGCCTTAAAACTCGGGCAAATATCGGCTAAGTAGCACTGATCGCAAGCTGGTCGCAGAGCCTTGCAAGTGTATCGACCCAGCAGGATGAACCAGTGATGGGCCCGAGGCAGATACTTGCGGTCGATTTGGGCCATCAGCTTTGTCTCGCAAGCCTCCGGCGTCTTCTCGTTGTGGAGCCCAAGGCGCCTTGTGACGCGAAATACATGAGTATCGACCGCAAGTGTAGGTGCGCCGAAAAGCTCCGCCAATATTACATTGGCAGTCTTGCGCCCAACACCCGGCAGGGCCTCCAGGGCCGCCCGCTCTCCGGGTACTTTACCAGCGTGCTTTTCAATAATATCAGTGGCTAGCGCCACAGCCCTTTTAGCCTTGGTGGGGGCTAGGCCGATGCGCCGAATAAGCTTGAGCATGCCATCGGCTCCAAGTCTGACGACATCATCAGGGCCAAGGCCAGCGTCGTAAGCCTCGCGCACGGCTGCGTTCACCGCTTTATCGGTCGTTTGGGCCGACAACATGACGGAAAGCAGCAATTGGAAGTTGCTGGTGTAGTATAACTCGCAGCGAGGATCAGGATTGTGTGCCTCAAAACGCGCAAACATCTCGACAAGAGGGATGCGGCGGCGCTTTTTCGCGGGTGCTGACGACTCAGGCGTCGCCTTCGTTTTAGTCCGAGACTTCAACTTTAACGTCGCCAAAGACTACACACTGGCAGGCAAGCCGCTCATTGGGCTCGGCCGCCATCGTCTCAAGAAAGTCGCGCTCGTCATCCTTCATCGGGCTGATGTTGTCAGCCCCTTCAAGGACGCGCACCATGCAGGCACCGCAAGCACCGTCGCGGCAGCCAAAAAGAATAGAGGTATCGTGGTCTTCACACATGTCAATCATGGCGTAGCCCGACGGAACGTCGATGGTCTTATTGTCGGTCGTTATCGTAACTTTAGGCATGCTGTACATCGTCCTCTTGTGGACATAGGGCAAACTGGAGGGACCCTGATTGCGAACCCTATATCTATCGCCTCCACCTGATGTGGTCAAGTGCCGGCCGCGTATTTAGCGTCTATACCGGAGTTTGTATAATGAGGCACCCACCCTGCGGCGTCGACAAAGAGGCGGATCGCCTTGAAGCTGGGATTAGCACCGATATCGGCCCAGTGCTTCATGTGAGCCGGTATGCCGAGGAGGTCGCCCCGCTCGCAGAGTACCGAGAAAACCTCGCCTTCCGTGTGAAACCAAAAGAGCGACTGCCCGTCGACAAAAAAACGCACCTCATCCTCAACATGCGTGTGCTCGCCCAGAAACTTGGCGCGCAACTGCGCCACGTTAGGGGTGCCACTGTGGACGCTGATCACATCAGCCACCACGTAACCGGCACGCTCCATGAACGGCTTAAGTTTGGATCCGTATGCCTCAAGGATCACCTCCTCCGGTGCATCGTCCGCAAAGTAGACTGGAGCCTCCCACCTCTCGTGACAAATACCGCGCCCTTGCAAGTAGCTAGTGACCGCAGTCTGGTCGCTAAGTCTCTGTCCTGAAACGGGAATATGTAGTACGGCCATAACCTTAGTCCACTCGGGTTTGGGTGAGCTCGAAAACGCATCTTAGATGTGGAGGCTTAGGTTTGACAATAGTTGTCAAAATATGCTGATTTTGAAAGCCTCTGATAAGATTATGACACACTACCAAATCGACAAAAATGGATGGGACTTCCTATGCCAGTCAAATCTTCGCGTACCAGTCGCAGCCCCGATAAGTCATGGCAGCTAAAGGCATTCGACCTTAGTCTCGCTGGATGGATCGGTGGGTCAAGCGATGCTAAAGCCGCATCTAAGACCGCATCCAAGGCAGAAAAGGCGCTGAGCGGCCGGGTTGTTGTCGCCGGGCAAGCGGCTTCGACCAGTATGACATTAAAGCACCTTGGCCTTAAGTTGCCGCCTTGGCAGATGGAACGCGTTGGTCGTAAGCGGGGTGAGATCGTTCACTTGCCGACAGATGACGGGCCCTTATGGTTGGTGCAGCTTGAGGCAAGAACGGTAGCTCATGCACATCACGATCTGTTCAAAGTCAGCGAGTACGGGGTTGCTAGAGATTTAGCGGCGCAAGTGGTCTCTCCATTACTGGAGCAGACCATCAGTGAGGTTAAAGTTGAGTTCGTTGCCGCCACTGATGATGAGCAATGTGGCGCCCTGGTGGGCCTCGAGCTAGGTGCCTACCGCTACCGACTGATTCGTCAGCCGCGAGGGACAGCCGAACTTCCGCGGATCTCGGTACAAGGGGTAAAAACGGAGACTCTTGAGGCTGCGCAGCACCTCGGTAATTCTCTAAATTTTGCCCGGCATTTAGTTAACGTTCCTGCGGCAGAACTCAACCCCAAATCGTATGCAGATTTACTAGAAGAGATTTTTGCCGCGTCACAGTCCATGCAGGTTGATGTGTGGGGCGCTGCACGTCTGAAAAAGGAGCGGATGGGTCTACTTCTTGGCGTAGGGCAGGCCGCAACAGAGGGGCCAGCTTTAGTTCACTTGAAGTATCGCCCTAAAGGCGTCAAGAAGAGCGTCCGACCGATCGCTTTCGTCGGCAAGGGGATCACATTTGACACCGGTGGCCTTGATATCAAGGTTAGCTCTGGCATGCGTCTCATGAAAAAGGACATGGGCGGTTCGGCATCTTTGGCTGGTCTAGCACTTTGGCTGGAGCGCTCGCAGTTACCGGTGCCCTGTGACATATATCTGGCGCTTGCCGAAAATGCGGTTGATCAGACCTCGGTCCGTCCCGGTGATGTCCTGCTATCGAGGAGTGGCCTCACTGTTGAGATCGACAACACTGATGCCGAGGGGCGTTTAGTTTTAGCAGATGCGATTGATGTGGCCGTAAAGGCGCAGGGTGATGATAAGCCGGAGCTTTTGATTAATTTAGCGACGCTTACTGGCGCCATGCGCATTGCGCTCGGCACTAGAGTGGCCGGCATGTTTGCCAATAACGACGCGTTGGCAGAATCTCTCCTTAAGGCAGCCAAACGTGCAGCAGATCCAACTTGGCGCATGCCGCTTTTTGGTGACTATTTTAGTGCTCTCAAAACCCCTGTGGCCGACATGGCTAATTCCGGTCACAGCCGCTTCGGTGGTCCTATCGTCGCCGCCCTATTTCTCCAGCGCTTTATCGGTGATGTGCCTTGGGCTCATTTTGATATGTATGCCTGGAGCGAAGGCAATACCGGTGGGTGCATCGAGGCCGGAGGGACAGGGCAGTGTCTGCAGCTGTTAACGGAGTTCTTGAGAAGCCGCGTTCAGGCGTAATCTAAAGGATGCCTATCGTGACTCGGGACCTATGGCTCTCAGATGGCGCAAGCCATCTGAGCCCCGCACCATTGTTGAGAGCATCGGGTAGTCCCATCCAGGGTTCGACACAATGAAATTCCTGGCCGCTCTGGGTCCAAAGCACTAAGTAGCGATAGGATGGGTCCCAACCAAGGGCTATCGCATAACCACTAGCTGGAAACTCAACCAGTGCTTGATCACTTTTAAGATCGCCAAGTATGAGGTTACTGAGATGCGCCTGATGGAGAACTTGATGATCAGGCAAAGATGAGCCTGGAAAAGCAGTAGGTTTGCCGGCGCCACCTATGGCGGTGACTGGAAGCTGTATCTGTGCTGAAGTTTGTAACCTTGCCGTTGCATCTACCGATCCTTGCCATTTAGGTAGATAAAAATAGGGATGCCACCCTAAGGCCATAGGCATGCGTGGTGCCAAGGGAGAGTGTGCCCCAAGACAGGATACTTCTGTATCAATGAGCAAACTTGTATCGTTTAGCGTGTATTTTACTTTTAAATCAAAATCGAACGGAAATAATTGCCGCGAGGCATCGCTCGTATGGAGCGATAGCACGGCGGTACGGTCGTCAGCGGCGACAACCCGCCATTTGTGAGCGTAGGCAAATCCATGCAGTGGCATTTGCCAAATCTTGCCTGCCAGCTCATATTGAAAAGGAGTGAGCCCATGGAAGACTCGCCCAGCGAATGGAAACATAAGGGGCATGCCACCAGCGGGCCAGCCGCTTTCCCTGAGATCGAATTGGTGCGAGAGCCAAAGCACATCGCGGGACATGCCATCGGCGCTTTTGAGTGCTAGGGATGATAACAACCCACCACGCTCCGGCAAGAGCGTTGCTCTGCTGCCACCTGCAGTTTGCAATTCCAGCTTCACTGCCTTTAAGCCCTCAACGTCATAGCGGGGCTTGCGGTACCCCTGCGCTAGGTGATTCCCCCACTTTAACCTTTTTCTCGCCGTTGTACACCCAGTCGAGGTCGGGATTATGTTTTAACTCTAGATCGGCCGGATCATCCATCAGGCTATAGCAGTGTTCTAAGGCCTGAATAAATTCTTCTATGTTTGCTGCGCGCAAGGGCAGTGGAGCAAAAAATGGCGTTGGTAGACTAGACCTAAGGTAGTTCCATACCAATTTGACCCTGCCTAGAGTGGCCCGCGATACTTCCCGTAGGTGTTCCGGATAGCCTGAATGGCCAGGCCAAAGTTTAGTTGCCAATACGCCGTAGAGTTTTGCCCAACGATCGTAATCCATGCCGCAGCTGACAGTAAAACACCCATCCTTGCACAACGCGTAGACCGCCGCGGGGTCTGTAGCCATTAGCTCGTGCAATAGGGCTTGCACCATGAGGCTAATTTTTAGTGTCTGAAAGGGAAGCCGCTCGCTGCGCGATTGACGCAGCTCCGAGAAAATCCACGGGTTGCGCAGGGCACCACGTCCAATGATGACCCTGCTTACTGATGGGGCCATGGCGAGGCGTTCCCGGAGGCTCTTGAGGTCCGTAATGTCACCGGATGCGACGACCGGTGCCACTGCTCTTTGTGCAGCCCGCTCAATCAAGTCCCAGTCGGCTTGTCCTGTGTAGCGGCTTGGTCTCGTGCGTCCGTGAACCGTCAGTCGGGCTAAAGGCAACTGGCGTAGAGGCTCGATCAGCGCATTAAACTCACTAGCGCTTTGAAATCCGGTGCGCATCTTGATGGCAAATCGGGTAGGTCCCAACTCCCCGCTAATCCGCGAGGCCATCGCGCCAAATTCATCGGGGTCTCTGAGGAGGCTACTGCCTGCACCTTTGCCCACGCACTTAGGTGAAGGACATCCACAGTTGAGTTCGACGAAATCACAATGTTCTAGTAGTGCTGGCGCCACGCGGAGAAAGTCGTCGGTTTCGGCCGCCATGAGCTGGGGTACCAGACGGTAGGGTAAATACGATCGTAGCTCGTCTAATTCAGGAGCGAATTCGCGTGGTAGTTCCCTTTGTGGATAGGTCGCAGTCACTCGAAGAAAAGGCGTAGCCATGACTTGCGGCGCCGCGACTAGATGGAACCATAGGCGCATGGCTAGGTTGGTGACGCCTTCCATCGGAGCTAGGCCTATGAATCCCTCGGCGAATCCATTCCTGAATTCTTGTTTTGACGCAGTTTGCTTGTGATTGATCATAGAGTCTTCGAGTCATAAGGAAACTCCGTCCCTAGCACAAAGTTTAAGTCGATGCCTCTGATATTGTGTGTTGACGATAACAATCTAAAAACATTGAATAAATCAATCGGCTTTTGAACTCGAAGCTAGCCAAGTCTAGAGGCTTAGGTCCGCCTCGGTTAAACTTAGCTAGACTGATGAGTTGTTGCCGCTTGGATGTTGGGGGGTGCTGCGTTGATATCCGAAGCTATGAATAGATTATGGGATGACTTTTTCGTGCGGCCCATCAGTGAATTCGGACGATTCACGACGTTTTTTCTTGAGGGTGTGAAGCGCTGCATGGTGCCGATGATAGATAGGCGTCTCTTGCTCCGGCAAATGGAGTTTGTCGGTAATCGCAGTCTTGGGATTGTCGTCATAGCTGGTACTCTGGTGGGGGTTATTTTTGGCCTCATCCTCGGCAACATCTTTCGGCGCTTTGGTACGGAGTCCTTGCTAGGGGCTGCCACGGGTATTTCTCTCACTAAGGAAGTGGCGCCAGTCTTTTGTGGTTTTCTGGTAACTGCTCGGGCGGGATCTGCAATGGCAGCCGAAATTGGCACGATGCGCGTGAATGAGCAAATCGATGCCATGAGAATCATGTCTGTGAATCCCTACAGCTACCTAGTCGCTCCCCGGATACTAGCAGCCAGCCTGGTCATGCCACTACTTAACTGTGTTTTTGTTCTGGTCGGTAGTGTCGCTGCTTACGGTGTGGCTGTCGCATTTTATGATGTCGATACTGGGGTATTTATTGAGAAGATGCGCTGGTTGGTGCGTCCCGCCTATCTAACACAGGGGATGCAGAAGTCGGCCGTGTTTGGTTTGCTCATCGCATCGATTGGATGTTTTCGCGGTTTTTATGCTGGTGGCGGTGCCAAAGGAGTTGGAAAAGCCACGACGGAAGCGGTTGTGGCCTCCCTCGTGGCTATATTGATCGCGGATTTTTTCGTGAGCTATCTTCAGTTCGACAAGTTTCTGTGAGTACCTTTTTAGGTACCAGTCACTTCGAACTGACGATGGAGTAGGCTCAGACCCTTGAGGTTCCTAACATCGATAATCAGATCAACAAAGGTCCCATCTGTTTTGTTGGGTTTGAACTCCAACACCTTGGGCACGCCTAAGCTGCGTACTTTAAATTTTTCGGCATGAGGAGTTGAGTCTATAATCTCTACCCGACCGTCACGATGCAGGTAGCGTGCCGTAGCATGGATACTACCTAGGGCAGGAACGGCGCGGTCATTGCGTAGACGGAACGATATCCGCATACCCTGCTGTCTATGGAGACTGTATTTAAACTCCGTGAGTTTTAACCCGGCGCCTTCGTCATCTTCTTCAACGACATCAGTATCCAGTTTCCGCTCAGTGGAGTCAGCTGCAGCGGTATTAACTGGTGTCGGTTTAGTTGCATTGGGTAACATATTGACCGGTTTTGCTCCACTAGCCGCCACAGGCAGTGGCTGCACTGGTGGACCCATCTCTTCTTTGTCCTTTTGACCGAGTACATCCACCATTTCGCTGAGCTTTTCAACCGCAGCCAGCGGCTTAGCAGTCAGCGTTGCCGTGCTAGCGCCGGAATCGGCTGCAGCGACCTGTTGGTTTTTAACGTTAGCTTTAGCGGCTGCGGCTGTTAGTTGGCTAGAGCGGCGCTCGGCGGCAGTCTGGGCGGGCATGACCATTTTGTGTTTAGGAACCGTCACGAAATAAATAGCCCAAGCGACACTGGCGATGAGGATAAAGGGGGCGGCAGAGAGAGCGGTCTTACGATAATTCGGCGTCGGCTTTTGCTGCTCGCGAGGTGATTCGGGAGTGCCGAGACCTTTATTGATCTGTTCAAGCTCGCGGGCCACTATCACAACACCGTTAGGTGGCACCGCCTTACTGTGACCGAGAGCTGCGGCTAACTTGCTCGGTGGTAACGTGGCAAAGATCTGGTTAGCGCGCTTGATGGGCATAACCGAGAGTAACACGGCCACATTGGTTGCCGAGGTTGCTGCCGCATACGCAGCTAGCCGGTCATCCGACATAGCCAGTATCGTGGCTAGTGCTTCCTTCTGTAGATGTTCCATGATGCCGTCTCCTGCGTCTTAGCCCTTGACCACTCGGTGGGTCGCTTCGGCTATGCAGATGCTAAAAGGTGGGGATTCTTTTAGTGTAACATGCACAGCTAGAAACCTACTGATAATGGTCCTCCCGCGCCTGGGCTTGGTTAACTATAAATAAAACGTGTAAATGAATTAGATTTAGATCATTAGCGGCTTTGCTGGTCAGTGTCTTCGGCTTCTTCGGGTAGTTCGCTGAGGTCATTTTGTTCGGCGTCGACGAGCTGGGTTAGTTGATCGCGCATAGCGGTGAGCTCGGTTAATAGCTGCTTGCGTTGCCCCTCAAATTTGGCCATTTCGCTTCGAACCGTGGAGAGGTGGATATCGTTGTCAGACAGCTCCTCCATCTTCGAGCGCATCAGTTCTTCAAAGAGCACGACTTCGCCAAATTTCTGGCTCGGCCTCGAGTTCATGATATTTCGCAATGCCAACGTTAGCGGAAGCGCGCAGCTGATCGCAGCTAGCGTCGCTTTTTGCCAAGTTGTCATGCGCAAACTCATGAAATCATAACTCCAGAATGATCCACTCTCCTGGGTACAACTACGGAGGTTTACCCCGAAGTTGCGTCGTACGTGAGAGCGCGCACGAACACCATAATTAAAATCCTAAGCATTCAATTGGGTGATTCGTCACGACCGCGCCAATACTTGAGTGTCCTACCCAAAGTGTCATGTTGGTCGGGCGACAAAAAGGCGTCGCTTTGGCCAATCTGGCCGGGTCATTAGGGTGTCGCGAGAATTGCCTAAATTTTTGTCAGTTGGGTATTTTTTCTTGCTGTGAGCACCATAGCTAGGTGCTGAAATTAAAGGAGGAATTTTTTTCCTATGCGATTTCGTTGCATGTTACGAGGTGGTCGAATCAATTTTCTTAGTCCATTTGACAGGGTGATGGCGCGGACATCTGGCGCAAGTCACTCTGTCGCAATTGACAGTGGCTCGCATGTGGTTATTTTACTGCTTCTTGTCGTTTTAAACTGTTTGGTGGGAGCAAATTTCGGTGGAACAGAATGTGACTGAATTAGTGACTGGCGTGAGTGGAAGATCTTTTGTGAATGTGGGACTGAGAGACGGTCCCTGGTCAAAACGTCAGTTAAAAATTGCGGGAACTAATGTTTATTTCGCGGATCAGGTATTAGACTTGAGTGATTTTCATCTTACTCTGCGTCTTTTTCGTCTCTACGCGATAGCAAAGGGTGGACGCTGTTCCCTTCGTGAAATTCTAGCTTTTGTGTACCGCATGCAACCCACGCAAACAAATTCGGCGCGATTTCATAAGTCAGCGAGGGTAAGAGCAGTGAAATTACTTTCGCGTGCCCGTCTACTAGCGATGAAATACTTTGACGACGAGCTTGATTGGTTCTGCTACGACTATAAAACGCGTACTTGGGCTCTCTATCGAGGCTGTGACGCGGCCTCTGTGCGGCAGCTCCATTCGTAGTTTTTTGGGGGGCAGGGAGTACCCGAGGTCAGTGACTCCCTGGTGTCAGATTTGTTTGAAAGGAGCTAAGAGCCGCTTTTTTAAATTTGTTAAGCTGGCGCTGCGAAAGTGGCGTTTTTACATCGGCAGCAACTACTTTTCGGCTGGTTTGCACGGATCTAATTTTTGCCCTAAAGGCTGCCGGTCGTGCCCCAATTTGGTCAACAAACCGTTTTGAAAAGTGTGCTTGATTACTGAACCCGCAAACGGATGCGACGTGACGGAGTTCTAAATCTGGTTTGTGGGTTATGACAGTCTTTGCCAAGTGTACGCGGTAGTTCCAAATCCACTGCATGGGAGTCAGACTACAGGTTGATTTGAACAGACGGTTTAAGCTTACTTTTGCCAGCCCTGTGGAGTCAGCCAGTTCCTCCAGCGAAATCGAGCGATCGTGATTGCGGATCAGGTATCCGACAGCTCGTTTGAAGTCCCTGGAGTTGAGTTTTACGGGGCGTGGCATAAGGAGTGTTCTCCCTCCGCCCAATATCACTGCAACGCCTGTGCCGTGCATAAAAATACAGCAATGAAATATTAAATCTAATAGTTTCATTCTGTTGTAGATCGGATCGCGGACGACGAAGGCTGGAAATAGGCCACGTGGATAAATTATGGGACGTTTAGTGGTGAAAAAAAGGACACCCTGAAGGTGTCCGTCCGTAAACTCAAACAATTTAGTTTGTTAGTGCTTCGGCGTTTGTCCGCGGACAAATTTGTGGCATTGGACGCATTCGAGAGAGACACGTACGTAACCTACCGTAATTCCCTCGAGATTATGGGCCTTAGCCTGATCTTTGACGTATGCCGCTGCAGTTTGAAAACTCTTCGAGTAAAACTGGAAGTCTGGTGAATCGCGTTTACTCCAAGTCGTGGCCTTACTAAGGTCGTGAAGCATCCCGGCAAAATGCTCAAGCTTGCTGTAGTCTTCGGTGGCAAGTGCATCGAGAAGACCATGAGCGGCGGTGAGCTTGTCCCGCATTAAAACTTTGACGTTGCTGTCAGCGGCCTGGGCTATTGGGGCCATTGCTGATAGGGCTGTGATGACAATTCCAAATGCAGATTGCATTTCTGGCCTCCTTTAGGTTTTTTGCTGTGACTTAGCGTTGTCGATTAATTTCCTCAGCTCGGCGAGCAGTGCCTTAACATCAGGCGGGATATGAGTGCCGCTGGAGCCGCTAAACCCAACGGTATAACTCTCCTCAAGGAGCGCGTAGGCCTTTTCAGCAAAAGGCGCTGCGGGAGCCATACGGATAGCCGTCTCAAAATCAAACTCCTCCCTGGAGATCCAATAAGAGTGAGATAGCAGCGATTCCGTGATTCCGAGTAAGTAGTAGGCTTCGGCGACATCGGGCGTTGCCTCTGGGTGATCGTGGACGTAACGATTGAGGATAGCTGCTGCGGTGATGTAATGAACTGTGCCATTACGGTCGCGCGGAAATTCCATCATTTCCCGGCCTTGAGACAGCACTCTATGAGCGGTTGCTACATCGGTTTTGGCGAGTGCTTTTTCGTTCTCGAGTTGCTGAATGGCATCAAGCCAATGGCTCATTTGACTTTTGACGTGCCCCGGTAGGTCAGGTCTTGCTAGGATTTTGTCTATCAGTTTTTTGGGGCGATCGAGGTCGCCTTTGGCATTAGTGGCGATTTTTAGGTAATCGGTAAACGAGCCGAGCAAACCAATGCTATTGAGTGGCACGTTGCCGCTGGCAAAATAGTCTTCATAGGTCTTCATTGCATCATCGAACTGTCGACTCACTACGTAGAAATGAGCCTTCTCGAGGGGATGCAGGCGGTCAATTTTAAGTGCGGCGAAGAAACCAGTAGCAGGTGGAACTTTGTGCGTTTCGGGTAGGCTCTCATGACAGGCAATGCAATTTTCAGTCATATTGTGTATGGCGAATTTTGCCTCTTCGAAATCGCCACGCTCGAAGCGGCGATATGCATGACGCGCATCGTTACGGAGCGATTTGGCGATGTAGTCAAAGGCCTTATCTTTGCGCCGTGCGTGGTCTTCGAGGTGGGTTGCGCTATCCATGAGTTGTTTCAAATCTTTGCTGATCGCAGCTCTGTTTTTTGCCGATTCAAAGCTAGAATCATCAAAACTTAGCGGCAAAACACGAGATAAAGGAGCGATAATTTGTTGCATGATGCTCTGTGTCGGTGCGTCCTCTTTCGCCTTGGTGCCTGGAGCTGCGTAGCTCATTTGCCAAGTAGGCAAAAAACTTAAGGTTAAACCAACGACTCTACATACTTTGCATAGTGAAAAAGCCATGCGTATCCCTCCATGGAATCAACAATTCGCTACATACCCAAAATTCTCGCGTGCGATTGGGGTCAGGCCAGGGCGCCGTGGTGCGGTGCCAGCAAGCCATGCTTTTCCATTCGGTAGCGCAAAGTATGACGGGTAATCCCTAACAATTGTGCCGCTCGGGTTTGATTGTGTCTAGCCTGGTCTAAAGCTTGCGTCAAAAGGCTCTTTTCAAGATCATCCAAATTTACACCCGAGGCTGGTAACCGAAAGTTGCTGGTGACTGGTTCTGGGGCTTGCGTGCTAGGCAATCGATCACAGGTCATGGTTGTTTGGCGATCAGCGTTCGTCGGGTGTGCCATGGCTCCGGCGCGGATCGGCATAGGTAACTGCCGCTCATTGGTTGGTGCGAGTACCGGACTAGGCATTGGCAATTGCCGCGCTTGCGGTTCAAGGTCGCTGCTCAGCGGTGGCGCGCTAAGAGACTCGGGTACGGTATCTATGCGTAGATGGCGGGGCTCAAGTAATTGAGGTTCATAAAATACCAGCGCGCGTTCGAGCACATTCTTCAATTCACGCACATTGCCCGGCCAATCGTGTTGCATTAGCACAGCTAAAGCCTCCCGACTCACGTCAGGCCTATGAAGTTCCAGGTCCGAACTTAGTTTTGTCAGAAAGAAGGCGACTAAGTGAGGGAGGTCGTCGATACGTTCTCGCAGTGCCGGTACGTAAACTGGCAAAGCGCTGAGGCGGTAATAGAGGTCGGCTCTAAAGCGCTTTTCGGCCACCTCCTCAAGTAGATTGCGGTGGGTTGCAGCGATAATACGTCCGGTAAATTCAATATCTTTAATACTACCGAGGCGTTTAAACCGTCGATATTCGATCGCCCGGAGTAGCTTGGCTTGGAGTTTCAACGGCATATCGCCAATCTCGTCAAGAAAAATGCTGCCGTTTCGGGCTATCTCAAAAAGTCCTAGCTTGCGTTCTCGGGCATCGGTAAAGGCGCCTTTTTCGTAACCGAATAGCTCGCTTTCGAGAAGCGTTTCAGGTATCGATGCGCAGTTGATCTCGACAAAGGGGTGGCCTGCCCGATCACCCCACTCGTGGATGGCCCGTGCGGCTAGCTCCTTGCCGCTGCCGCTTTCGCCGAGAATAAGTGCAGTCTGAGCTTTGCTTTTGGCGATTCTAGCGAGCTCGCTATGGAGTTGCCGCATGGCGACGGTGTCGCCGATGATTTTAACTTCACTGCAGCCGGCTTCGCGGCCTTGCAGACGGCTGACTTTTTGGCGCAATTTAGCAATTTCGGTGGCGCGGCCGACGGCAGCTAGAAGATCTTTCATATCGAACGGTTTTTGCAAATAGTCACAGGCGCCAAGGCGTAGCGCCGTGATGGCCGAATCGATGGCGCCGTGGGCGGTAATTAAGATTACCGGCATGTCGGGGTGTTCTATTCTCCATTTCTTCAACAATTCTAATCCATTACCATCTGGCAGGCGTAGGTCGGTGACAGCTACGTCCGGGGTGAATTGGTGGAAACGCTCAATGGCCTCCCGGACGCTACCGGCTCGCATGGTTTCGGCGCCAAGTCCGCGAAGCTCGGTGTCTATGCTCCACGCGAGAATGTCTTCATCATCGACGATAAGTATTTTGGTAT
This genomic stretch from Deltaproteobacteria bacterium harbors:
- the maf gene encoding septum formation protein Maf → MASVKKLILASQSPFRRALLSAAGLEFEAAAAPIDEYTIHGDTPGVQASRRAEAKAMAVAAMHPDAMVVGADQVLSFEDLTFDKAPDVATARERLQALAGRTHYLHSAFALAYGNRGDTPVIVHSERVDVGMTMRPLSDYEIEAYLATGEWRGSVGCYQYENKGVHLFSSVNGDQSAIIGLPLLPLLAKLRQVGINALLQSSPPWTLKP
- the nth gene encoding endonuclease III, which encodes MFARFEAHNPDPRCELYYTSNFQLLLSVMLSAQTTDKAVNAAVREAYDAGLGPDDVVRLGADGMLKLIRRIGLAPTKAKRAVALATDIIEKHAGKVPGERAALEALPGVGRKTANVILAELFGAPTLAVDTHVFRVTRRLGLHNEKTPEACETKLMAQIDRKYLPRAHHWFILLGRYTCKALRPACDQCYLADICPSFKASVSKAARTAAKH
- a CDS encoding (2Fe-2S)-binding protein, with amino-acid sequence MYSMPKVTITTDNKTIDVPSGYAMIDMCEDHDTSILFGCRDGACGACMVRVLEGADNISPMKDDERDFLETMAAEPNERLACQCVVFGDVKVEVSD
- a CDS encoding cupin produces the protein MAVLHIPVSGQRLSDQTAVTSYLQGRGICHERWEAPVYFADDAPEEVILEAYGSKLKPFMERAGYVVADVISVHSGTPNVAQLRAKFLGEHTHVEDEVRFFVDGQSLFWFHTEGEVFSVLCERGDLLGIPAHMKHWADIGANPSFKAIRLFVDAAGWVPHYTNSGIDAKYAAGT
- a CDS encoding leucyl aminopeptidase family protein yields the protein MERVGRKRGEIVHLPTDDGPLWLVQLEARTVAHAHHDLFKVSEYGVARDLAAQVVSPLLEQTISEVKVEFVAATDDEQCGALVGLELGAYRYRLIRQPRGTAELPRISVQGVKTETLEAAQHLGNSLNFARHLVNVPAAELNPKSYADLLEEIFAASQSMQVDVWGAARLKKERMGLLLGVGQAATEGPALVHLKYRPKGVKKSVRPIAFVGKGITFDTGGLDIKVSSGMRLMKKDMGGSASLAGLALWLERSQLPVPCDIYLALAENAVDQTSVRPGDVLLSRSGLTVEIDNTDAEGRLVLADAIDVAVKAQGDDKPELLINLATLTGAMRIALGTRVAGMFANNDALAESLLKAAKRAADPTWRMPLFGDYFSALKTPVADMANSGHSRFGGPIVAALFLQRFIGDVPWAHFDMYAWSEGNTGGCIEAGGTGQCLQLLTEFLRSRVQA
- a CDS encoding tRNA-dihydrouridine synthase family protein, whose product is MINHKQTASKQEFRNGFAEGFIGLAPMEGVTNLAMRLWFHLVAAPQVMATPFLRVTATYPQRELPREFAPELDELRSYLPYRLVPQLMAAETDDFLRVAPALLEHCDFVELNCGCPSPKCVGKGAGSSLLRDPDEFGAMASRISGELGPTRFAIKMRTGFQSASEFNALIEPLRQLPLARLTVHGRTRPSRYTGQADWDLIERAAQRAVAPVVASGDITDLKSLRERLAMAPSVSRVIIGRGALRNPWIFSELRQSRSERLPFQTLKISLMVQALLHELMATDPAAVYALCKDGCFTVSCGMDYDRWAKLYGVLATKLWPGHSGYPEHLREVSRATLGRVKLVWNYLRSSLPTPFFAPLPLRAANIEEFIQALEHCYSLMDDPADLELKHNPDLDWVYNGEKKVKVGESPSAGVPQAPL
- a CDS encoding ABC transporter permease translates to MLGGAALISEAMNRLWDDFFVRPISEFGRFTTFFLEGVKRCMVPMIDRRLLLRQMEFVGNRSLGIVVIAGTLVGVIFGLILGNIFRRFGTESLLGAATGISLTKEVAPVFCGFLVTARAGSAMAAEIGTMRVNEQIDAMRIMSVNPYSYLVAPRILAASLVMPLLNCVFVLVGSVAAYGVAVAFYDVDTGVFIEKMRWLVRPAYLTQGMQKSAVFGLLIASIGCFRGFYAGGGAKGVGKATTEAVVASLVAILIADFFVSYLQFDKFL